In Gemmatimonadota bacterium, one DNA window encodes the following:
- a CDS encoding efflux RND transporter periplasmic adaptor subunit, whose protein sequence is MLAATAGVAWFATRGSTDTAESGGHAHGAGAPVGVGGPVMLDSAQAARIGVTFAVAQRSPIVRELRSVGQVAFDETRVRTVSLKFDGWVERLYVDFTGRAVRAGEPLLVTYAPMLASAEEELVLAHQLLRDVQGADSATRRGAERMLIGARERLRNWDVPAEEIARAEESGESRRTLEIRAPYDGVVIEKLVNEGQRVMAGDPLLRIADLRRVWVEAEVFEQDVALVRLGQRVTVELDAFAGRPRSGPIVFLQPTVDPETRTLRVRVELDNADGQLRPGMYATIRVQATGSGAVVHVPRSAVLSTGRRDIVFVRMDDGMLEPRQVVLGIASDDRVEIRSGLAVGETVVASATFLVDAESNLGAALGAMAGMPGMEAPTPSKSVPPPPSAHDH, encoded by the coding sequence GTGCTCGCTGCCACCGCCGGAGTGGCGTGGTTTGCCACGCGCGGTTCAACGGACACGGCGGAGTCCGGCGGTCACGCGCACGGCGCAGGCGCACCAGTCGGGGTGGGCGGCCCGGTGATGCTCGACTCCGCGCAGGCCGCGCGGATAGGCGTGACGTTCGCGGTCGCGCAGCGCAGTCCGATCGTGCGGGAGTTGCGGAGTGTAGGGCAGGTGGCGTTCGACGAGACGCGCGTCCGAACCGTGAGTCTCAAATTCGATGGCTGGGTGGAGCGGCTCTATGTGGACTTCACCGGCCGCGCGGTGCGTGCCGGCGAACCGCTGCTCGTCACCTACGCGCCGATGCTGGCCAGCGCGGAGGAGGAACTGGTGTTGGCGCACCAGTTGCTGCGCGATGTGCAGGGCGCCGACAGTGCCACGCGACGCGGCGCCGAGCGGATGCTGATCGGCGCGCGGGAAAGACTGCGCAATTGGGACGTACCCGCCGAGGAAATCGCACGCGCGGAGGAGTCGGGCGAGAGCCGCCGCACGTTGGAGATTCGGGCGCCCTACGACGGCGTGGTCATCGAGAAACTCGTGAACGAAGGCCAGCGCGTGATGGCGGGCGATCCACTGCTGCGCATTGCAGACCTGCGTCGGGTGTGGGTGGAGGCAGAAGTGTTTGAGCAGGATGTCGCACTCGTACGCCTCGGGCAGCGCGTGACGGTGGAGCTCGACGCGTTCGCGGGCCGCCCGCGCTCCGGACCGATCGTCTTCCTGCAACCCACGGTGGATCCGGAGACGCGAACGCTGCGCGTGCGCGTGGAACTCGATAACGCCGACGGCCAGCTACGCCCTGGGATGTACGCGACCATCCGCGTGCAGGCGACGGGTTCCGGGGCTGTGGTGCACGTGCCCCGTTCCGCCGTGCTTTCCACTGGACGCCGTGACATCGTATTCGTGCGGATGGACGACGGAATGCTCGAACCGCGGCAGGTGGTGCTCGGCATTGCATCCGACGATCGCGTGGAGATTCGGTCGGGCCTTGCAGTGGGCGAGACCGTCGTCGCGTCCGCGACGTTCCTTGTGGACGCGGAGTCGAATCTGGGCGCGGCGCTCGGCGCGATGGCGGGCATGCCGGGAATGGAAGCGCCGACACCGAGCAAGTCGGTGCCGCCGCCTCCGTCCGCTCACGATCACTGA